In Quercus robur chromosome 10, dhQueRobu3.1, whole genome shotgun sequence, a genomic segment contains:
- the LOC126704379 gene encoding probable alpha-mannosidase At5g13980 — protein MAFRTWLLVFFLGVELSAFVLQCVDSKYIKYNTTSTIVPGKLNVHLVPHSHDDVGWLKTIDQYYVGSNNTIQGACVQDVLDSIVPALLADKNRKFIFAEQAINALLSLMLLLIGFSYNKN, from the exons ATGGCGTTTCGAACGTGGTTATTGGTTTTCTTCCTAGGAGTTGAACTGAGCGCTTTTGTTTTACAATGTGTGGACTCCAAGTATATCAAGTACAATACGACGTCGACTATTGTTCCGGGGAAGCTCAATGTTCACTTAGTACCTCACTCCCACGATGATGTCGGATGGTTGAAGACCATTGATCAATATTACGTTGGCTCCAACAATACCATTCAA GGAGCGTGTGTTCAAGATGTTCTAGATTCTATAGTTCCGGCTTTGTTGGCTGACAAGAATCGCAAGTTCATCTTTGCTGAACAGGCAATCAATGCATTACTTAGTTTAATGCTTCTTTTAATTGGTTTCTcatacaacaaaaattga